Genomic window (Culex pipiens pallens isolate TS chromosome 3, TS_CPP_V2, whole genome shotgun sequence):
tgagcaaattggatttcaatgttcaataaatcattaaggccagatttttttttagttattcattcaaaaataacaatttaatattgcaggccaaggattgatacctaagagcatgcaatggcactgaccttgttgcgtgctcttcggttgacgtccacgtaaggaacatcctggaaggagcgtaactaactacatccgtagttctgttagatcatccgaattatcttgatcagaacagtatagctctggttccttgcgagtgtcctattttcttacctccacgttggcttggttttcatgatgacctagctggtggcctgtggaaacggatcgtaaacctttgaccaccgcgggtcagagtcgagacggctaaaagaaaggggcgcaacaatgtgggaaagggaagtaatttgtgattgtagacggtattgttttgattcgcagtatgttgagtcaactgctgtggatgtacctgaaacatcgcacaacggggtttctcttctcttcattctcagctaccacctatctcctatttttattttgctcttctgattcccaattcttcactgattcttttatttaatatccaacatttgattttaattttactaacttttgattctcttatctctcaaagattttccacttttttctatcaattgatactgctgaaacaaactttgttttgtttttttttttccttaaaatatacttttccttaatgtactagtaatatcaagtctatttatcatttgcctaattTTATTGCgagtttatttatttgaataattctttatctgtcctataaattatcattactataatctaagcttgttttgtatctctatttattaactattgtctaattttacatctaatacatctagcttctcattttattctttaaaatacgctcatcattctcttactattgattcttgatttttataaaataaattctcttttactgtctattgttttcaatcccttttctttaaaacaagtgaggttcgaacccttactcaatttttggaatgatcaaagaattaacacaaatattactattgtacttttcctatatttttttattaaaatgcttagaaccaaaaattgtaacaaaacaccgcgacaaaagaaatagcaacatataaacacgactcaacaatagggaagatttcaggagaaaacaatacacagtaaataacaaagtttttgaattcaaactaaaaataaaccagtatttgctttaatgaaagttgataggcacactttaaatggttaggcgcttatacttacatcaaaccctacgtaatgtaccacccccggccgagttaaaatgcgtaaccggaaaagaaggtgtgcatgcctggcacgaacactcaaagcgtgttctagcgtgctgctcgtactgactcagagcaagggtgagatgtaggtgtaagggcagtgcgtgttcatcgggaacctagtgcataagatcggtcaaggcccgttcttacactgaaaattgcgaattgcgaattgcgaattgcgaaaaataacaatttaatattgcaatttattagctttgaaaaaaatattttcaaatttgaggttaagcaagtaaatccaaatttacttacaaaacagTTCTTCTCTAAATGCCtcaaaactgaagatattttatgatttctgtttccataacgcataaaacttgtaacctagaaacttttccgtttatttactttactttacttttacttatcttttttttcttgagataaacatgacgcttagagagtatttaaataatcctatttatcaatgttttaaaaataataaactaataatagttaactaacttttgaaacatttaaaaacatgtggagtcggagacggagtcggagtcgcagccaaccatttgttgaaagctggagtcggagtcggagtcggctagagttggtaggccggagtcggagtcggagccaaccatttgttcaaagccggagccggtgtcggagtcggagtcagctaatctgagaaagccggagtcggagtcgtttgaaatatgacccgactccgcagccctgcttttGAGGACCTGAAGTTGAAGTcgagaaatcttaagaaagttgaaggcgagattgtccttttttaaattatgaatggaagttgtttatggagtcgatgcggttgtatccatccagaagctgtctccATCGTTTGGTTCCGTTTGATTtgctggtttagtgaaaatctgaATCTGAATTAGCGATGTCTGTTTGCTGgatcaggaagagctgcaggattccaaaatcagccaaggAATTTATCTGctacatcgcagaatgacactctcgccgcagttctgcGTCACacgtaaaaaatgaaaaacctcttctaaccgattGAAACTtgcaaacacacacaattttccagaaaaaaatgtcaaaaactagacaaaataaatcactactactgattataaaacagccaatttatcagtaagaaaaaagtcatgcttgtgcttgaacagcctccttcgtttgtagatgtaaacaaagtgggatcattcgaaaatcacgttacgaatttcctctattcatcacccaggttttTACCTTAACTTTTCAAAtactttacaaaacttcttgGGGTTTtggggtcttgtgggacccaaAGACTGATCGAATGAGGCCAGAAGGTCTAAATCGGTGCACGGACATGCACAGGCATTTTCTTAGAATTTGATTCatagtcgataggtatacgtgaaggtgggtcaagaggtcgaattaagaagttcatttttcgagtgattttatagccttccctcagtaaggtgaggaaggcaaaaagttgatTGCTGTGAAGAAGAAAACAACctgaatgaaaaaagtaaaaatttacaattattaCCAAATTAAACGCCCTTTGTGGTCCGTAAAATTTTGGCCGGGTCATTTTAATTGATTCGCCGCTCTCCCCCGCCCCTCTCCAACTCGTACGTTGAATCGCGAGACAAGCGCAGAGAAGCGTGCTGCTGCAACCTGCACACTTGTACGTACAAGTAATAAGTCTCGACCTGGAGAGCGAACCACCATCGCATCCCCACCACCACGCATCAATAAATAATTCGTTAATCTGCGCCTGCTTGGTTTCGCGTGCTGTGCTCTCTGCCGAGGTGGGATGGGGTGcgttttgcataaatttgtaTCGATAATTatgctctctctctttctctcgctGCTTGGTCTAGCTAGATTCTAGAACGTGTTGTTTGACTTGCTCCAGGGTTAAGTCGTGGGAATTAGTGTTTAATTGGTGTCtgacaaattttatgttttctcgTAATTATAGACACCTTTCTGCAATTATGGAACGAATGGAGGTGGACGATTCGGTGGTCGACTTGAGTGTCGGATCCGGTCGCGATTCACTGTCCATTACACCTGCCACGGCTCGCGATCTTCGTGCGCTCACACAAAACTCGGGTTTGACGATAACGCCAGCACTGCCTCCGTCAACGGCAGCCGCTCCATCGCCGTCTTCCGCTCAGGCAGCCCAGTCAGCCACGTCCGGAAGTACTTCCCCCGTTCCGGGAAGACGCGTCCTGCGACCTCGTACGGAGCCAAAATCGTACGCCGAAACGCCGGACATTGTGCTGCTTCCGGCAAAGGTAAACGGAAGGTCGTACAACGGAGCCGCAGCTGCGGCCCTGTCCGAGTCCGAAGACGATGAGATGCCCGCGGCGCCGGTCTTCCCGATCAAGGAGCTGACCGCGGCCGAAATCTGGGAGCGCGAGCGCGGCCTGCGCAAACTTCGCGAGGAACTCCGCAGCGAAGAAACCAAACTGGTGCTACTGAAGAAGCTCAAGCAGTCCCAACAGGTCATGATGAAGGAGAACCTGATTGTGACGCCCAGCAACGCCAACGCCATGACCAACAACCCGCTGGCCGGCATTCCGGCCGCCCTGACGAAGGGCTCGCTCAGCGTAACGCCGACGAACGCGATGCCGCTGCCGGCGCACTCGAAATCTTCCAAGGCCGTCACGGCCACCCCGGTCAAGTATGAGCTACTGTGGCTTGTTTTGTAGAACCTAAGAAGCTGACTTTATTTCTCAAACTTACAGCCGAGGATCCCCGATCAACATCACGCCGGTAACGAAACCTCCCCAGCGGCAGCCGTCCCTTCCGGGGGGCGCAACGCTCACGCCAAGCACGCCCGGCCAACGTCTTCCGATGGGGCTGTCCCGTGCCGGCTCGAACCTAACCATCACGCCGTCGGTAACGATCACACCCACCAACGCCCCGTCCAGCAGCAAGCAGCGCAATGTGAGTCCCAGGAACTGTAAAGTTTCGCCAACAAACGacctctctttctctttctctggGGTTATCCTAGCTCTAGCTAACGCTCGTACTAACGCTTCTTTGGTGATTgttctctccttctctctcgcTTAATGACCTTTAACCCTGAAACACTAACAGCTGCCAGGTGGCTCGTCACTGATGATGGGAGTCAGCAATTTAATGGATGCTACTGCTTTGAAGGTGCAGTCCGGCCAGATTAGTAACTCCGTTTCGATCACCCCGGCGCCGTCGATTCCGGCCCAGATCAGCTGCACCACGGTGGAACCGATCTCGTTGAAGGTAGTATCTATCATTGCTTGCTCAGTGAGCTTGAACTTGACGGAATTTCTTTGCAGCGCGATCGTGACTCGATGCGGGAAGATCCCCAGTCGCAGGCTCAGCGCCAGGCGGCCGCCAAACTTGCCCTCCGGAAACAGCTGGAGAAGACGTTGCTTCAGGTAAGACGACCTTCAGCTCAATGCTCTCTCGCGGATCTAACCCTTACGACGTTCTCCGTAGATCCCACCGCCCAAGCCGCCACCGCCGGAGATGCACTTCATCCCGAACCCGAGCAACACCGAGTTCGTGTACCTGCTCGGGCTCGAGTACGTCGTCGACTATCTGACCAAGGACAAAAAGTCGAGCCCGCCGCAGCAGCCGTACCGCTGCGCCCAGTGCAAGATCGACTTCACCCCGGTCTGGAAATGGGAAAAACAGGGTAAACGAGGAAATCCCACTTTTCAGAATACCCCAGGTTTTGTGTTGTTTCAGTTTCATTTTCATTATCTTAACTGATTGTGAAAGCAAGTCAACCGCCCTCACTTTACTAATCCAACCTCCCCCCACCAAACAGTCGGCAAGGATCCCAAGGTCATCTGCGAGCAGTGCGTAACGAGCAACGTGAAGAAGGCGCTCAAGGCCGAGCACACGAACCGCTTGAAGACGGCTTTTGTGAAGGCCCTCCAGCAGGAGCAGGAAATCGAGGCTCGGCTGGCCACCCAGAGCAGCCCATCGCCGGTGGACATCCGTCCGACGCCCTCGTCCACGCCGACCATGCGCGAACGCGATCTACTCgagcaacaacagcaacatcAGGCGGCGTTGCAAGCCCAACAGGAACGTCAGGCTCAGCAGGAGCGCCAGCGGGAGCAGGAACGTCAGGCTCAACAGGAGCGACAGGCTCAGGCGCAGGCCAAGGTAAGAACCGCTTGTCAATATCTAATACCTAGACTAATACCTTCAATCCTTCCCACACAGCGTCAAAAGGAGCAAGAACTGCGCCACCAGCAGCTGCAGcaactccagcagcagcagctccaaCAGCAGCTCCAGCAACAACAGCTGCAACAGCTCCAGCAGCAACACCAGGAGCAACAGCAGCAACGTCACCACGCCCAGCTACAGCACGCCCACCTGTCCTCCCAGCCGTCAAAGTCCAAGACGCCTACGCCGACGCCGCGTCCCACGCCAACCCCACCCAGCCAGCAGACCCCACCGCCGTCGTCCAGTTCGCGCTCGAGCCGCCACAGTGCCACGGCGAATGCCGCGGCCGAAGCGGCAGCCGCCCAGCTTACGGCGCTGGCCGGTCTCGGCGGGCTGGGTCAGCTGGGCGCGCTCGGTGGTCTCAATCCGACGGCGGCCGCTGCCGCGATGCAGGCCTTCCAGCAGCAGCTGTTCAGAGGTGGGTTTTCGATCGCGTAATTGTACAAATCAATTGGGTATAAACTCTTTTTTTTGCGCGCAGGTCTTCAGCAGAATCTTTCCTCCGGGAATCTCAACAATCTGCAAGCTCACATGATGCAGTTTTCGCCGCTGCTGTACTCGTATCAACTGGCCATGGCCCAAGCTGCCGGTAAGTTGCGTTTCGAAATGATTGGTTTGATTTCTTTTCAGCACAATCGGAAATGACTGAAAGACAAGATTCAAGATCCAGACATCCTAACCACTAGACAATATGGGAAAACGGTTACAGTCATCCTGTGGAAGATTATCTCAAAGATACATGTCAAAATGTCTGGAGGACACGATTCAAGATCCAGACATCCTAACCACTAGACAATATGGGAAAACGGTTACAGTCATCCTGTAGAATATtatccagggttgttacggacggcgcggatcgcgcggatggcgcgtttcgcgcggatagcgcggatctggcgcggattggctggctaattttgctcaggcgcggatttcgcgcggatggcaattttgaaaatgtttgtttgtattttcttagtacgaaacgtcgaaaaatgaagataaagattatgtagaaattatttttttgtatgttatgATGTAATGATGatgagtaatgatttttaaccttatttatttttaattttatactggatttattaaatttttaatgttgtaaatcaaatattacaaacttttccctcagatatagacattagaatgtgtaacaaaaactattattggggcttgttctggtgggcgccaaatatgaacttgattggacgtaacagaagctggcctccactTCCGAATATTGGAATGGAATTTAatcggtagaaatattttttttttctaaattttaacattcttggcgaaaataaaaagatcagaatattccaaattcaaagcttcagaaattcaaaaatacgaaaaaaatgttttcattgtttttacaatagagcaattctctaccaaaaccggaaatggattttatttgtattttttgatttggctcaaactttgtgggggccttccctatgaccaaatatgctattttgtgtcattggttcacccatacaagtctccatacaattttggcagctgtccatacaaaaatggtatgtaaatattcaaacagctgtaagttgagtgatttttttgattaatttggtgtcttcggcaaagttgtaggtattgttgaggacttttgagaaaaaaaataggtacacggaaaaaaaaaattgaggatatgtgattttagcgaaatatttgcagtttttcaatttttaaaaatagtgaccatgagtgaccatttctaaaaatattttttttgaaaagttcagaaaatttgctataaaattgtctaagagacattgaagattggacctcgggttgctgagatagagccgctttaagaaaaagaaacacgaaaattgaagttttctaagtctcacccaaacagcccaccattttctaatgacgatatctcagcaactaatggtccgattttcaatgttaatacatgaaacattcgtaaaattttccgatcttttcgaaaaaaatattttgaaaatttttaaatcaagactaacattttaaaagggccaaacattgaatattacgcccatttaaaatgctagtcttgatttaaaaattatcataatatttttttcgaaaagatcggaaaatttcacaaatgtttcatgtattaacattgaaaatcggaccattaattgctcagatatcgtcattagaataTGGTGGGCtaattgggtgagacttagaaaacttcaattttcgtgtttctttttctttaagccgctgtatttcagcaaccagaggtccaatcttcaatgtctcttagacaattttatagcaaattttctgaactttaaaaaaaatatttttagaaatggtcactcttggtcactatttttaaaaattgaaaaactgcaaatatttcgctaaaatcaaactttcggtggctatatcttgaaaacggagccctttatcaaaaaatatataaagtacttttcgattgcaaattcaattttgcattataaaataatgtcaaacttgtttttgcatgaaacttcgattttttccaaaaatcactattttttcaaaaattcataactcagcggcagattttttgaccatgtttctctatggctcaaaagttgcggatttttgtcccctaaaacatatcaaaaaatctcgaaaatcaaaaaatacgtattttgggaaattgagttttagtgaaaaaaaagttgataaaaaaatcctcaacttttttttccgtgtacctatttttttctcaaaagtcctcaacaatacctacaactttgccgaagacaccaaattgatctgaaaattcactcaaaagttacaggtgtttgaatatttgcataccatttttttatggacagctgccaaaattgtatgtatgggtgaaccaaggacgcaaaatagcttatttggttatagggaaggccccctcaaagtttgagtcaaatcaaatggtacaaaaaataaaaatggtcgaaatcggccgattttgtagagagttgctcaataacaaaaaaaaaaaaaatcaaaataaatattttttgttcgaaatttctaaaatcttaattaaaaaaatcagaaatttcgaaattcaaaattttagcaatctgaaattctaaataccaaaaatttgggtaatcgaaaatttgaagatttaaaaaaaatcaaaattaaatagtcaaaatttaaaaactaaaaaatatcaaattcaaaacaatatagaaaaaaaatctcaaatcttaAATGATTTTAGTATCCTTATGCTTATAAATtctaaagttcttaaattcttaaattctcaaatcctaaattcttgaattcttaaattgttaaattctaaaattctgaaattctaaaattctgagattctaaaattctaaaattctaaaattctaaaattctaaaattctaaaattctaagactctaaaattctaaaattctaaaattctaaaattctaaaattctaaaattcgtaaattcttaaatgtttttatttttaaattcttagttcttaaattcttgaattccacaatttttgaagtcctattttatgtaagagattttgaaattatgagaagacattattttttttttatcagaaattaaatttctttcttagtgaaattttagcgaggATTTTAGATTACAAACTCTataaaaattcttagattttgaatattgaaactttcgaaatttaaaattttatcatattattattttagattttgatttaattttgaggttatatttttgaagttaattttttttaaatattgtattttctattttgaagattttttttcatgacccttgccttgaccgtctcttaaggatttttttaaatggattttttgctttcattcttttggagcctttaaccataaaacgatttttttatcaaattctttctgaattagtttttcttcattaaaaataaaatttcttaaatgttggtcgcgattttttttttgtatggcgtGGATTTTGAGCGGTTTCGGATtttaggtcggcgcggatttggcgcggattttttttcgcctctcccgtaacaaccctgattaTCTTAAAGATACATGTTAAAATGACTGGAGGGCACGATTCAAGATCCAGACATTCTAACCACTATATGGAAAAACGGTTACAGTCAAGCTGTGGAAGATTATCTTAAAGATAGATGCCAAAATGTCTGGAAGACAAGTTTCAAGATCCCGACATCCTAACCACTAGACAATATGGGAAAATGgttaatcataaaaaatatcaaagatgAAAACCACAATtctgaaaatatgattttctcCCACCAACAGCCTCAATATCGGCAGCCGGAAAGGGTGGCGGGGGTAACAACAGCGGCGGAGGCGGTGgtggcggaggaggaggaggaggtggaaACAGCAACTCGAGTGCCGCTGCCGCCGCGGCCTCGCTGGCCGAGATGCAACGGGCGATGGAGCTGCAGCGCCAGTATCTGGAGATGATGCCCCAGAGCGGTCAGGGCCCGAGCAACAGCCGCCAGTCGAACTGGAAGTCTTAAGAAGAAGGGGGAGAATGTGAGAGGactcttttttttgttcttttaatCATCATTTGGTTCTGATGTTGTTTTGAACACACACAAATTTGTGAGGTGCGGAAGCGACCGTTATTTTGTAGAAGTTTTACTCGGTTTAGCGTATCGATTGACTATTTTATAAGTACGCCCAATGTTGTTTTGCTAGCAGGATCGAAAGTGACGGTAGACGTTtaaagttttactttttaaacaatGAGTGAGATACAATTAGTAGCGTTTTCAGCACACAATCGATTTTGTTTTTTCCTGTGTCAATCAGGTTTTGATTATATTATTTATACGAGTAAAGTTAATCGAGTGGGcgagaatctaaaaaaaacttacacccTCCGGATATTATAAGAAATTgtgaattcagaaaaaaatattcgttcAGACAAGACACTTCTTTGTTGGTGAAATTATGCTAAATTTGAAATATCTATAAATATCAATGATCTTGGAATTTTCAAtcgcttttataaaaaaaaacaaataaaatgtttgatacGAACTTCGAAATTCTTCGTAAGAAactgcaatttatcaaaaaagaaTGTTGAGAAAACGTAATTcagcagttttaaaaacttcatgGTGACACGAaaacttaaacaaattttaattttaattatgttCACCTGTTTAAACAATCATTGctcaactaaaatttaaaacagtgGTATTATTGCTCATTATAAAACATCCAATGCAATCTTATCTGCAACAAAAGCTCCCTTGCCTCACTAGACtacaaaactgaaataaaatcaaaagacTCCCACAGTTGGCAGGTTGGCTTTTGTTACAGATGACAAGCAGCGACGATATTTCAGAAAAGTTCCTTGCGACAGAGGCACCGACGACGGATTAATGAGATCGGaaataaatgacaaaaaaaaagcaagcaaaatacgtattcaaattttaagcaaattgcTATCTACGCCAAAACAAAGGAGCCGCTCGGGCACAAAACGGTGTCACAGACAAATCTTAACCGTTTTGTGCTCTTGAGGcccacgataaaaaaaaaagcaaatcttTAAGGGAATTTAGTGATTTGTATCAGGTTTGGTTTGCATATTTTGCGTGTACAAGCAACAAGAAAAGAGAGACGTAACAACTATTTTGGAactgtaaaatttgtaattgaGGTTGAACGTTTTTGGACaacaagataaaaaaattaaacttaaaagatTATAGAAATTCAGAGTTTAGGCGgtaaataaaaaattctaaCGTAATGATAAGGCAgcgaaacaaacaaacaaaaaaacactaaatttaagGCGAACGAAGAAACCAGCGATAGCGAAAATTTTAGAAGATCTAGGGAAACGAAAGTTGTGAAACACACTCTTGTAGGTATTTTCAGTTTTCATGTTGAGTGGTGCGAATCTCggttgcaaatgtttaaaaaaaacaatttcggcagcgaaa
Coding sequences:
- the LOC120430776 gene encoding transcriptional repressor p66-alpha isoform X2; this translates as MERMEVDDSVVDLSVGSGRDSLSITPATARDLRALTQNSGLTITPALPPSTAAAPSPSSAQAAQSATSGSTSPVPGRRVLRPRTEPKSYAETPDIVLLPAKVNGRSYNGAAAAALSESEDDEMPAAPVFPIKELTAAEIWERERGLRKLREELRSEETKLVLLKKLKQSQQVMMKENLIVTPSNANAMTNNPLAGIPAALTKGSLSVTPTNAMPLPAHSKSSKAVTATPVNRGSPINITPVTKPPQRQPSLPGGATLTPSTPGQRLPMGLSRAGSNLTITPSVTITPTNAPSSSKQRNLPGGSSLMMGVSNLMDATALKVQSGQISNSVSITPAPSIPAQISCTTVEPISLKRDRDSMREDPQSQAQRQAAAKLALRKQLEKTLLQIPPPKPPPPEMHFIPNPSNTEFVYLLGLEYVVDYLTKDKKSSPPQQPYRCAQCKIDFTPVWKWEKQGKRGNPTFQNTPVGKDPKVICEQCVTSNVKKALKAEHTNRLKTAFVKALQQEQEIEARLATQSSPSPVDIRPTPSSTPTMRERDLLEQQQQHQAALQAQQERQAQQERQREQERQAQQERQAQAQAKRQKEQELRHQQLQQLQQQQLQQQLQQQQLQQLQQQHQEQQQQRHHAQLQHAHLSSQPSKSKTPTPTPRPTPTPPSQQTPPPSSSSRSSRHSATANAAAEAAAAQLTALAGLGGLGQLGALGGLNPTAAAAAMQAFQQQLFRGLQQNLSSGNLNNLQAHMMQFSPLLYSYQLAMAQAAASISAAGKGGGGNNSGGGGGGGGGGGGGNSNSSAAAAAASLAEMQRAMELQRQYLEMMPQSGQGPSNSRQSNWKS
- the LOC120430776 gene encoding transcriptional repressor p66-alpha isoform X5, with amino-acid sequence MERMEVDDSVVDLSVGSGRDSLSITPATARDLRALTQNSGLTITPALPPSTAAAPSPSSAQAAQSATSGSTSPVPGRRVLRPRTEPKSYAETPDIVLLPAKVNGRSYNGAAAAALSESEDDEMPAAPVFPIKELTAAEIWERERGLRKLREELRSEETKLVLLKKLKQSQQVMMKENLIVTPSNANAMTNNPLAGIPAALTKGSLSVTPTNAMPLPAHSKSSKAVTATPVNRGSPINITPVTKPPQRQPSLPGGATLTPSTPGQRLPMGLSRAGSNLTITPSVTITPTNAPSSSKQRNSGQISNSVSITPAPSIPAQISCTTVEPISLKRDRDSMREDPQSQAQRQAAAKLALRKQLEKTLLQIPPPKPPPPEMHFIPNPSNTEFVYLLGLEYVVDYLTKDKKSSPPQQPYRCAQCKIDFTPVWKWEKQGKRGNPTFQNTPVGKDPKVICEQCVTSNVKKALKAEHTNRLKTAFVKALQQEQEIEARLATQSSPSPVDIRPTPSSTPTMRERDLLEQQQQHQAALQAQQERQAQQERQREQERQAQQERQAQAQAKRQKEQELRHQQLQQLQQQQLQQQLQQQQLQQLQQQHQEQQQQRHHAQLQHAHLSSQPSKSKTPTPTPRPTPTPPSQQTPPPSSSSRSSRHSATANAAAEAAAAQLTALAGLGGLGQLGALGGLNPTAAAAAMQAFQQQLFRGLQQNLSSGNLNNLQAHMMQFSPLLYSYQLAMAQAAASISAAGKGGGGNNSGGGGGGGGGGGGGNSNSSAAAAAASLAEMQRAMELQRQYLEMMPQSGQGPSNSRQSNWKS
- the LOC120430776 gene encoding transcriptional repressor p66-alpha isoform X3, producing MERMEVDDSVVDLSVGSGRDSLSITPATARDLRALTQNSGLTITPALPPSTAAAPSPSSAQAAQSATSGSTSPVPGRRVLRPRTEPKSYAETPDIVLLPAKVNGRSYNGAAAAALSESEDDEMPAAPVFPIKELTAAEIWERERGLRKLREELRSEETKLVLLKKLKQSQQVMMKENLIVTPSNANAMTNNPLAGIPAALTKGSLSVTPTNAMPLPAHSKSSKAVTATPVNRGSPINITPVTKPPQRQPSLPGGATLTPSTPGQRLPMGLSRAGSNLTITPSVTITPTNAPSSSKQRNLPGGSSLMMGVSNLMDATALKVQSGQISNSVSITPAPSIPAQISCTTVEPISLKRDRDSMREDPQSQAQRQAAAKLALRKQLEKTLLQIPPPKPPPPEMHFIPNPSNTEFVYLLGLEYVVDYLTKDKKSSPPQQPYRCAQCKIDFTPVWKWEKQVGKDPKVICEQCVTSNVKKALKAEHTNRLKTAFVKALQQEQEIEARLATQSSPSPVDIRPTPSSTPTMRERDLLEQQQQHQAALQAQQERQAQQERQREQERQAQQERQAQAQAKRQKEQELRHQQLQQLQQQQLQQQLQQQQLQQLQQQHQEQQQQRHHAQLQHAHLSSQPSKSKTPTPTPRPTPTPPSQQTPPPSSSSRSSRHSATANAAAEAAAAQLTALAGLGGLGQLGALGGLNPTAAAAAMQAFQQQLFRGLQQNLSSGNLNNLQAHMMQFSPLLYSYQLAMAQAAASISAAGKGGGGNNSGGGGGGGGGGGGGNSNSSAAAAAASLAEMQRAMELQRQYLEMMPQSGQGPSNSRQSNWKS
- the LOC120430776 gene encoding transcriptional repressor p66-alpha isoform X4; the protein is MERMEVDDSVVDLSVGSGRDSLSITPATARDLRALTQNSGLTITPALPPSTAAAPSPSSAQAAQSATSGSTSPVPGRRVLRPRTEPKSYAETPDIVLLPAKVNGRSYNGAAAAALSESEDDEMPAAPVFPIKELTAAEIWERERGLRKLREELRSEETKLVLLKKLKQSQQVMMKENLIVTPSNANAMTNNPLAGIPAALTKGSLSVTPTNAMPLPAHSKSSKAVTATPVNRGSPINITPVTKPPQRQPSLPGGATLTPSTPGQRLPMGLSRAGSNLTITPSVTITPTNAPSSSKQRNVQSGQISNSVSITPAPSIPAQISCTTVEPISLKRDRDSMREDPQSQAQRQAAAKLALRKQLEKTLLQIPPPKPPPPEMHFIPNPSNTEFVYLLGLEYVVDYLTKDKKSSPPQQPYRCAQCKIDFTPVWKWEKQGKRGNPTFQNTPVGKDPKVICEQCVTSNVKKALKAEHTNRLKTAFVKALQQEQEIEARLATQSSPSPVDIRPTPSSTPTMRERDLLEQQQQHQAALQAQQERQAQQERQREQERQAQQERQAQAQAKRQKEQELRHQQLQQLQQQQLQQQLQQQQLQQLQQQHQEQQQQRHHAQLQHAHLSSQPSKSKTPTPTPRPTPTPPSQQTPPPSSSSRSSRHSATANAAAEAAAAQLTALAGLGGLGQLGALGGLNPTAAAAAMQAFQQQLFRGLQQNLSSGNLNNLQAHMMQFSPLLYSYQLAMAQAAASISAAGKGGGGNNSGGGGGGGGGGGGGNSNSSAAAAAASLAEMQRAMELQRQYLEMMPQSGQGPSNSRQSNWKS